A stretch of Stegostoma tigrinum isolate sSteTig4 chromosome 23, sSteTig4.hap1, whole genome shotgun sequence DNA encodes these proteins:
- the socs1a gene encoding suppressor of cytokine signaling 1a, producing MVADSNLTARAAKARDRLEPQLLEAVEQDALEADLQLPEHGHQARANTGNRRVETHFKTFRTQSDYEIIKRTCRYLENCGFYWGPMTVEAAHSKLKSEPVGTFLIRDSSQRNYFFSLSVKTAKEPISFRIQFKGGLFSLDGSKESFACIMQLLEHFTVSPKRFLSKPLRKVRPQPLQELCRRRIIESFGKDNIEQLPLNHVLQDYLQTFPFRI from the coding sequence ATGGTGGCAGACAGCAACCTGACTGCCAGAGCTGCCAAGGCCAGAGATCGGCTGGAGCCTCAGCTACTGGAAGCTGTGGAACAAGATGCCCTTGAAGCTGATCTTCAGCTCCCTGAGCATGGACACCAGGCAAGAGCCAACACCGGAAACAGGCGGGTGGAAACCCACTTCAAAACATTCAGAACTCAGTCGGACTATGAAATCATCAAGAGGACTTGTAGGTACTTGGAGAATTGTGGTTTTTACTGGGGTCCGATGACAGTGGAGGCAGCTCACAGCAAGCTTAAGTCTGAGCCCGTGGGGACTTTTCTGATTAGGGACAGCAGTCAACGCAATTACTTCTTCTCACTCAGTGTCAAAACTGCCAAGGAGCCCATCAGTTTCCGAATCCAGTTCAAGGGTGGTCTCTTCTCCCTGGATGGCAGCAAGGAGTCTTTTGCATGCATCATGCAGCTTTTGGAGCACTTCACTGTCTCTCCCAAGAGATTCCTGTCTAAACCCCTGCGAAAGGTCAGGCCGCAGCCCTTGCAGGAGCTCTGCAGAAGAAGGATTATCGAGTCGTTTGGGAAGGACAACATCGAGCAGCTTCCCTTGAATCATGTCTTGCAGGACTATCTTCAAACATTCCCTTTTCGGATATAA